The following is a genomic window from Brassica napus cultivar Da-Ae unplaced genomic scaffold, Da-Ae ScsIHWf_1435;HRSCAF=2024, whole genome shotgun sequence.
CTCCATCTTGCAGCTTTTCTTcgttcaccacttgccagaaatcatccccaatgatggcattcacgagTTGTTTCATCACATAATCTTCTACCCCTCTTGTCAAGGCTTcctgcctcttaacagcttctcttTTCcgaacaacctgcatctccagcttcatcatatgagtgctcaaagtttctaactttgtgttcaggttagtgtagacagaatcaatcttcccattgaagtccactgtcatgGGCTGTTGTGCCTCAAGAACCgtatcaagcatctcttcaatctttctctcttgagtaGACGGcagtggcttctggtagtagggaTTTCCATAACTCATGTTGTTGCTGTAAggtttctggtactgcgaactctggttgaaattacCTCTGTTTCCATAGgaatttctgtttccaccctcgtttccagaaccttggaatccagtttCACAATGAagttcacttcttcttcttcctctactctaccctctgtgtctacagcttctgcatcttcaaccaagcagacctgcttcctaagaagcttgtgaacactatccATGTAAAACctcgtcttaaaaaaaaaatcataatttcgGTTTTATGAAATATCTCGGGGAAGACGAAGGCTCGGGAAATTTTTATCCTCAAGGTTAAGGTTAgtctggagtctattaaaaatatttagctcATCAGAATGGGAtcggaaaaatatttgggattgatcgcgggacgaaaattcaccagaaggGCCGAAATCGCGTAAATCGACCGAGAAGCTTGAGGTAGCTTGATCTAAGGGATCAGGACGTGGTGTCAACCATTTAACCTGCTGAGTGTCAACATAAgaaggaggtgtagacgtgcatgaaGCAGTTCCATGCAGCTTGACACACAGAAGCACGAGGTGATGTAATACCTGCGATCTGCACATGCGAACCGACATGCAGAGGCCCGTGTGTCGCGATGCATGAACACCAGACATGATGAAGGGAAAGTGGACGTGGAGGTGTCTTCTGGAATGGCTAGAGAGCATACAACAGGGCATGTGGACGCCCATGTGTCGCCACGCATGCGACTGGAAGCATGCAGGATGACACACATGCGATCGGGTGGCTCATTCTTATTGGCCGGCAACTTTTTACTCATTCAGACACACCAAGGACACTCTAAAACGtggcttagagagagagagagagagaagacagaGAAAGAAGTGAGGTGCTTTAGAAGTATAGACATTTTTTGAAAACCGATAAACTATCGGGAAGTTCCGAAAGACTGTccagaagagaaagaaggttaTTTCCGAGTTCTGAGCAGTCCAGACCAGTTAATTCAAGAAACTGAGGTTGGGATTTGGGATTTAACATCACGGTACCAAGACGAAGTTTTGGAGGGGATAAAAGGGGTTTGGTCAACATCCGGAATCAAAGGTCGAGCCACATCCCTTAATCATTGTGAATCACggttaattgtttgttaacGAATTTTTAATGTAGGTTCCTGACATCGGAGACGGCTTCCGAGCTAGGATAGCCAGACCAGTCTAGGTGTCAGTTTGTGGATCCAAGGCTTGAGACGATATCTGGGCTAAGTGGatagcaagactagtctaagcacctgaattattgtgattgtgtgattattatatgttgttatagtgtgtacctcgtgttggtactgttgtgtgagaacttcgtggtggttctagtagtagtttgcaggtcattgcttcctcaaatggtaccactaagccggtcgtggtccggaaagtggtgggctcggtttaactttgcttgatcaccaaggctgaGTGTCACACGTGGATGTGACAGCCCCCGGCGAGTCCGATAGAGGACCGGGGCACGGCGATTCCGATTGAGGACCGTGACCGGGCGATTCCACAGCGCCTAcgcctgtgtggtgtaatagtgaagggattgccggtgtcccttatgtggaggaagaatgattttgttgggccctaggagtatatatatatatatatatatggttgattGATATGACAATCATAAagagtgttttgatttattatggTTTAATGGTTTATTGCTTATTTGGTCATGCTTTATGATCTTGAATATTGATTGTTGAACTACCCGTCATGCTTGTGTTTGTGTTTGGAGTGGGGTTTAGAATGACGGGTTGTTGTATATGCTAGATAGGGAACCCTGGCTCACTgagtgaaactagttcactcactcCTCACATCCTTTTGCAGGTTACCAGTAGGAAGGACCATAGCGCTCGCGGAACTGTAGGAGCTGGTGTAGATTGGACATCTTTTACTAAAGactcgttttcaagatatataaatgtatgttttaGTTTCGACTGCGTCCATGGaccatatgtataatattttgggctTGTGAACTTCTTGTTTTATGGAATAAAGTATGTTTTGTATTCGTGACgtgttgaatctgatattaggttagtccaacctaacacaactctatgatttggtacgggttgcaaagccttaggCCGAAGATTAGAAAAAACTAGTTTTGAATGGATATTATGGGTTACAGAATTATGTTTGTGACTTGGAAAGTTTATTCTCAACCCGTCGTAACACTTTCAAACTTGGCAGAGGAAGGTCGTtcgggcatgttcttgtttgattgttgcccgGCTGACTGACAGATGTCTAAAAtagttcgggggtgttacagaggtggtatcagagcatggtttagaTCATGCGGTCAATCATGTACTTTCCGTGTTTTATCTAGTCAAATGTGTCGTAAAAGATGTGTTAGGAAACCAGCAGAGTTCCGTTTTAATTAGTATTCTTAATAGGAAATTCCCTGTTCGTGGATTGCAGATGGCAAGAATGGGAAGGAGTGAAGGAGGGCATGATTGGATGCTGGGAACAAAAAGAGtttcaagaagaagaggacTGGGATATGAATCAGAGGGAAGGGTGCAAACACTGGCACACACCAACCAAGCATCCAGTGAAGAAAATGTAGGAAGAAACAACAATCTTTTTGGACATGATCAAGAGATACCACCAGAAGAAAACGTCAGTTTGCTAACCTAGTACAAGGAGACAAGACAGTTAGAGGATATGAATCTGAGTTCATGCGACTGCGACGACACGTGCTGTGAAGacaagatgatgaagaaaccaTGATATCTAACTTTATGTTTGGTATGAAACCAGAGTTGGAAAATAGATTGGCAGTCGGGAACTACGAGAGTCTCACCGAGCTAGTGGAAAAGGCTGTGAATGTGGAGATCGGATTGGAAGCTGAAAAGGCGGCAAGTAAGAAATCCAAGCAGCATCAAGAATGGAAGTATGGTGGAAACCAAAGATCTTTTAAGGGTAAAGATAAGGGAAAGGAATCGGGAGGGCCAAGTCGACGATCTCTGTTCACAAAAAAATGCTTTAACTGTGGCAAGACAGGCCATAAGTCCAGTGAATGCTACGGGAGGAAACCTGGATCCTTTCAGTCAAACTCATACAATCCTACATGCTACACGTGTGGAAAGAAAGGACACATCTCTACCCAGTGCAGTGTCAATCGTCCTATCCCAGCTACGCCAATCACTGTCCATCCTCCTGCAGCTGCACCTGCAATCGCACGAGCGCCAAAAAGGCAAGCTATAGGAGGTAGAGTGTACGCTTTAGAACTAGAGGATACTAAACCTCCAGGCCCATCTAAGGGTCCCATCACAGGTATCTGGGTTCTTTAACCTTACTAGATTTATTTTGTATTGTGTTATTTCTTGTGATGGATTGGTTACCTTCTATTGGATAATTTTTATGTTGTTGATATATATTGATGTTGTGGCAGGAACTTTACATGTTGCGGGGCGTcccacacatgtattgttcgactcAGGGGCAACACATAGCTTTGTGGCCCCTGAGGTAGCTACCGAGTTTGTGGGTTCATTTGTGATTGACAGGGTGGATGTGGCTGTGATGACTCCCGGAGACCAAACCCTCTAAGCAAAAGAATGCCTCAGAAGAGTTTTGTTAGTCATTTGCGAGAAGATGTTCTTGGCAGATTTGTTGGTGGTGCCCTTAAAAGGATATGAAGTTATCTTGGGCATGGATTGGTTATCAGGCTACCGGGCACAATTAGATTGTGGGAAAGGTCGTATTTTATTCAAGGAGAACGGACAACGACAAATAGTGTTTTACGGGATCAGTCTAAGCAAGTCTGTGTCTTTAGTAGCTGCCTTGAGAGTGGAAGATTTGCTTAAGGATGGAGAAGCGTATCTGGTAAGAATAACTGCTAGTGAAGGGCCCACTAGCAATGGAGTTGAAATTACGGATATTGCGGTAGTACAAGAGTTCGAGGATGTGTTTGCAACGTTGAAAGAGTTACCTCCACCTCGGAGTAACCTTTTCACAATTAACTTGGAACCTGAAGCGAATCCGATAACAAAGGCTCCCTACCGCATGGCACCTGTGGAGTTAGCAGAGTTGAAGAAAAACTTGAAGATTTAATGGAGAAAGGTTTCATAAGACCTAGCTCTTCACCATGGGGAGCTCCGGTCTTATTTGTCAAGAAGAACGATTGTAGCATGTGGCTTTGCATTGATTATCGAGGAATCAACAATATCACCATCAAAGATAAGTATCCCCTTCCAAGGATagacgagttgttggatcagctaAGGGGAGTAAGTTGTTTTTCAAAGATCGACTTGGCGCCgggctatcatcagattcctATTTCAGAAGGTGATGTCATAAAGACTGCATTTAGAACTCGTTATGGACAATATGAGTTCGTAGTAATGCCTTTTGGCCTTACTAATGCACCGGCGGCCTTCATGAAATTGATGAATGAAGTCTTTCACGATTATCTCGACAAGTTCCTGATAATCTTCATCGatgacattttaatatattccaaGACAGAGGTAGAGCACAAAGCACACTTGAAGCTAGTGTTGGAACGGTTAAGAAACCAGAAGCTGTATGCCAAGTTCAGCAAGTGTTCTTTCTGGAAAAAAGAGATCGGGTTCTTAGGGCACCGAGTGTCTGGAGAAGGAGTTTTTGTAGATTCGGAAAAGGTGAAAGTCATCGAGGAATGGCAAAGGCCATCAACGTTAACCGAGGTAAGGAGTTTCCTCGGGTTAGCCGGGTATTATCGAAAGTTCGTCAAGGACTTTTCTTCGATCGCTAAGCCCCTGACGAAGTTGACCGGAAAAGGAGTTCCATTCATCTGGGGAAAAGAAACGGATGAAGCATTtcagagactgaagaaagctttgaCCACAACACCGATATTGGCATTACCTGAACACGGTAAACCTTACACTCTGTACGTAGATGCTTCTAGGGTTGGGTTGGGTTGTGTGTTAATGCAAGAAGGCAAAGTCATTGCTTATGCATCAAGGCAACTCATGAAGCATGAAGAGAACTACCCAACACACGACTTAGAAATTGCGGCAGTGGTGTTTGTGTTAAGAATTTGGAGATCCTACTTATATGGAGAAGTCGTGGAAGTATTCTCAGATCATAAGATCTCAAGTATTTGTTTACACAGCCTGATCTGAACCTCCGACAAAggcgatggatggagtttgtggcgGATTACGACCTGAAGATTCAATATCATCCAGGCCAAGCTAATGTGGTCGCAGATGCACTAAGTCGTAGAAAGTTAGCGTCCGATGTTGGAAAGGAAGTGGAAGCATTATCAAGTGAACTCAAGTTGATGACTTTATGGGCAATTGAACGGGAGCCAAGTGAGCCTTTAGGCATACGTACCGTAAACCAGGCAGGTTTACTCGCACGGATCAGACAGGAGCAACAACGTGATGAGAAGTTAAAAGGAATTATCACagaagttaaaaattaagaagcTCCAAACGCAAGTGGCTATCATGTGGCAGCAGATGGTACATTATTACTTAATGGGAGGATATCAGTACCACAGGGAGAAGGGCTACGAGATGAGATTTTGAAGTCGGCGCATCACTCGTTACTCAGTATCCATCCCGGGAGTACAAAAATGTACCGAGATATCCGAAGGTATTATCATTGGCCAGGAATGAAGAAATCAGTGGCGCGATGGGTGGCTCAATGTCaaacttgtcaacaagtcaaAGTCAAGCATCCGATTCCAGGAGGATTGTTACAAAGCTTACCAGTACCTCAGTGGAAATGGGATTCAATAtccatggatttcatcactGGGTTACCGCCGGCTCGAGGAAGATCAAATAATGCAATATGGGTGATTGTCGACAGACTGACAAAGGTGGTGCACTTGTTACCTATGAAGGAAACCGATAAGGTAGAAGTATTTGCAGAGATGTATGTGGACCAAATTATGAGGTTGCATGGGGTGCTAACAGATATAGTCTCCTATCGAGATCCTAGATTCACCTCAAATTTTTGGAAGCAGTTACAAGAAGCTGCGGGAACTAAGTTGTTCATAAGCACCGCGTATCATCCCGAGACGAACGACAAAACCAAACAGAGCCATTCGCACCATAGAGGATATGATGCGGATGTGTATATTGGATTGGACGGGAAGCTGGGAAAAACATTTACCATTAGTCGAGTTCTCCTACAACAACAACTTCATTCTAGCATAGGTATGGCACCATATGAGGCGCTTTATGGGAGGCCATGCAAAACACCTTTATGCTGGACcgaagttggagaaagaagagagtttgCACCCAAAATTGTAGAAAAGACAATGAAAAAGTTGGAGATCATTCAAACCAATATGAAGAAAGCGCAGGATACACAAAAGAAGTATGCCGATCAATCAAGGAGAGAAGTGATGTTCAATATTGGTGGTTGGGTTTATCTGAAAGTGTCAGCTCAAAAAGAAAAGGACCGATTCGGGAAGGTCGGGAAACTAGCGGTAAGATTCATTGGGCCTTACCAGATTATACAACGAATCAGAGAGGTAGCTTATCGTCTCAACCTACCTGAAGAGATGCAAATATATC
Proteins encoded in this region:
- the LOC125597350 gene encoding uncharacterized protein LOC125597350; its protein translation is MISNFMFGMKPELENRLAVGNYESLTELVEKAVNVEIGLEAEKAASKKSKQHQEWKYGGNQRSFKGKDKGKESGGPSRRSLFTKKCFNCGKTGHKSSECYGRKPGSFQSNSYNPTCYTCGKKGHISTQCSVNRPIPATPITVHPPAAAPAIARAPKRQAIGGRVYALELEDTKPPGPSKGPITGTLHVAGRPTHVLFDSGATHSFVAPEVATEFVGSFVIDRVDVAVMTPGDQTL